Proteins encoded in a region of the Mycteria americana isolate JAX WOST 10 ecotype Jacksonville Zoo and Gardens chromosome 9, USCA_MyAme_1.0, whole genome shotgun sequence genome:
- the LOC142414365 gene encoding UDP-glucuronosyltransferase 1A6-like yields MACPVFTLTLVVWWKSCEELTHGSRSLRHLFLKLLCGAQLHIKQEMVTSTTPFKPERVKGLGALCYRYHGEKSQTGLFFSSSDFGLHGTSWELGYIRKTCRFDCFRECFYQRTWMFLLLTSSLIFAEGGRILVIPQDGSHWLSMHPVVGKLQQNGHEVVVVVPSASLYMKPKQPQNYTVKVYPIPYTEEHLAVALKSFINAHFIEQSVLNIVITMYQSILEISRFFFTNCESLLHNKDMMQYLRESEFDVVFTDPMLMCGPIIAEYLSVPSVFFLRGFPCGMDSEATQCPNPPSYVPRLFLKNSDSMTFAQRVKNMLAHMLEFVYCKPIFTQIEELAYEIFQKKVTATDLLSHGSIWLMRYDFVFEFPRPVMPNMVFIGGINCDQKKKLSQTQYYHVG; encoded by the exons ATGGCGTGTCCCGTCTTCACACTGACACTTGTCGTTTGGTGGAAATC ATGTGAGGAGCTCACACATGGCTCTCGCTCTTTGAGGCATCTGTTCCTCAAACTACTCTGTGGTGCTCAACTGCACATAAAACAGGAGATGGTAACGAGCACCACGCCCTTCAAACCTGAAAGGGTGAAGGGTCTAGGTGCCCTTTGCTACCGG tACCACGGGGAGAAAAGCCAAACAGGATTGTTCTTCTCCTCCTCAGATTTTGGATTGCATGGTACATCCTGGGAGCTAGGATATATTCGTAAGACATGCAGGTTTGACTGCTTCCGGGAG tgtttttacCAACGTACTTGGATGTTTCTTCTTCTGACATCATCTTTAATCTTTGCTGAAGGTGGAAGGATCCTGGTGATACCTCAGGATGGAAGTCACTGGCTCAGCATGCACCCTGTGGTGGGGAAACTCCAGCAAAACGGACATGAAGTTGTTGTGGTTGTACCGTCAGCAAGTTTGTATATGAAGCCAAAGCAGCCTCAGAATTATACAGTGAAAGTATATCCAATACCTTACACAGAGGAACATTTAGCTGTTGCGCTCAAGTCGTTCATTAACGCTCATTTTATTGAACAATCTGTTTTGAATATTGTTATTACAATGTATCAAAGCATATTAGAAATTTCCAGGTTCTTTTTCACCAACTGTGAGAGCCTTTTGCACAACAAAGACATGATGCAGTATTTGAGAGAGAGCGAGTTTGATGTGGTTTTCACAGATCCAATGCTGATGTGCGGACCGATAATTGCTGAGTATCTTTCAGTTCCTTCTGTCTTCTTCTTGCGGGGGTTTCCTTGCGGTATGGATTCTGAAGCTACCCAGTGTCCAAACCCTCCTTCCTATGTCCCCAGACTCTTTCTAAAAAATTCAGATAGCATGACATTTGCTCAACGCGTGAAGAACATGCTGGCCCATATGCTGGAGTTTGTTTACTGTAAGCCTATATTCACTCAAATTGAAGAACTTGCAtatgagatttttcaaaagaaagtgaCAGCTACAGACCTTCTAAGCCATGGATCTATTTGGCTAATGAGATACGATTTTGTGTTTGAGTTCCCGAGACCAGTGATGCCAAACATGGTTTTTATTGGAGGGATAAACTGTgatcagaagaaaaaactgtctcag ACCCAGTACTACCATGTGGGGTAA